The window acagacagaacaGGCAAACAACAGAACAGGCAGGCGTGCAGCAAGCTGGATGATGACCAATCACAGCGATGATGAGGAGAGAATCATCGTCACGATAGAAAGATTACGGCTGCATCGACTGTggcaagtcacacacacacacacacacacacacacacacacacacacacacacacacacacacacacacacacacacacacacacacacacacacacacacacacacacacacacacacacacacacacacacacacacacacacacacacacacacacacacacacacacacacacacacacacacacacttgccaaAACAATCTGCAGCCATTTTTTTGTGGTTGCCCTCATTGCCCCGTCTATCTTGCTCGTCCAAGGAGGCTCACAGCAGCTGATGAGCCCAAAAGCCAGAAGAGGATGCTCGCCATAGCGGGACAACCCATTTCACAAGATGGCGGCAGCACCAGTCGGTGTTCCTTTGCTGGTGGAGGCGGGTGGATACTCGAGACCCCGTGCAAGCCGACTGGGTGcttggttctgttggttctccTGTGAGCCGATTGGTGCTTTGGAGTCTTTACAGGGAGGTGGAAGGAAGCTTCTTGACGCGCCTCTGAGCCAGGATGGAGCTCTCGATGGGCTTGAGCTCTGGAGTCGGTTGGGAGTTCTTCAGGGCAGAGTAGGTGGCTGCCATCGCACCCTGTGCACAAACAGCAGCATGGTGAGTGCAGCTCAAAAGACCAACGACCCAAATGGTGGGTGTACAATACTAAACCCATCCAGTGGTAATTAGAGACATTTGAAGATCTGTCACCTTGACCAGTTTGGGGTCCTGGTGTGGGAGCTGGCTGTTGGGTAGCTTGTCTCTCTGGACAATCCAGGGATGTTTGAGGACCTGCTTAGCAGTCAGTCTCTGATGGGGGTCCACATGAAGCATCTTGGAAACGAGGTCCTAGAGGGAGCACACATGACATATGAAGTGGTCACAGAAGTAGGCTGGAGTTCTCTCTGAAGAACACAAGCAAAGGAGCCGATGGGGAAATGTGTCGCTCTACCTTGGCCGCCTCGGACACAGTGTCCCAGTTGGCTCCGGTCAGACTGAAGTGACCGTTGCCTATTCTGTTCAAGATCTCATTTGGGGTGTCCTCGGGTCCGTTGGCGAATGGAGTAAAACTGATGGAAGCAAAGGAGACCGATGACGAAATCAGTTTTTCAATAcgtgagtgtaaatatgatttgagatgtttgtaagttcacggtacaaaaggctaaaaaagggattaaaagaagatgtatttctgttgcaggagtccaattatggaataatgttgaaatggatgtaagaatggtgaactcctttttgcttttcaagggaattatttataaaacaattcttgagttataaatgtgattaaaaacgtatttatatggaagatgtatgtggtagtatatataaatatattttgttttttattttgttgttttttctctttattttatattaattttgatttcaatttaggataggaatttataagcattttttgcttctacctttaccttttcagtttttctcttttgtatattatatagaataatattgtattgtatttgatttgattgactgaataaaatacacaaacaaaccaaaCAAGTTTCAAGTATAGtgagaaacaaatgttttgaaaaaGGTGTTGCTCCTCACCCAGCCAGCATGGTGTACAGCAAGACGCCCAGACTCCAGATGTCACATCCTTCATCATAGCCCTGACGCTTCAACACCTAGGATGACATTTCATTTCACGCTGTAGCGCTTTAATTCAACACCGTGTGAGGCGCGACACTGAAAAGTGACTCCGCTGACCTCAGGAGCTACAAAGTTAGCGGTGTAGCACGGGGTCATCAGCAGGCCGTTGTTGGCACGCAGTTGCTTCGCGAAGCCGAAGTCACAGATCCGGATCGACTCTGGATTCCCCGACTCGTCGACATAGAGGATGTTGCTGGGCTTCAGGTCTCTGTGCACCACCTAGAGCCAAACAGGAGGGAGTGAAAACAACAATAAGGACAGATACATGAGGCGCAACTAAGTAAAGAGACGAGTGAATACTGTAGGATAAGATACTAAGAGTCAGATTGGCTGAATCTGATTGGCTGAAGCCGATTGTCATGGAGTGGCTTGGTCCCCAGACGACAGCGTAGTATTTCTCGTGGCCCTCACCCCCTGGGAGTGCAGGTACTCTGCGGTCTTGGTGATGGTGTGAAGCACGGCGCTGGCCTCTCTCTCCGAGAAGAATTTCTGTTTCAGGATCCGATCCAGCAGCTCTCCTCCACGCATGAGCTCCGTCACCATGAACACCTGCTTCCCATTGTCGTACACCTGAGACGGAGAGACGCGCATCATCCCAACACTCACCGCGACACTTGGCCCACTTGACGCCCAGAGCACCAATCGTGCGATACGAGTGCGTGCTTATGTACTCACGTCCTTCAGTGTTATGATGTTTGGGTGCTGTCCATATCGAAGAAGAATCTCAATCTCCTCAGAGGGGTCCGTACTGGTCTTGTCAATCATCTGTCATCacaatatatagatagatagatagatatatactttattaatccccaaggggaaatttgtcatcacagtagcagcaccaataaactaaacacacgagaataaaatataaaatataaaaaacagggatgaaagatatagatgtatacaagtaaaatataaaatgaagtatatatatgtatataaaatgaaacatatatgtatatatatatatacacacacacaaacatataatacaatgactgtgcaaagtatacaaagtaaaatataaaataaaatatatatgtactgtatatgtattgtgtatgcatatatgttgtattatacatatatacatattttattttatattttacttagtatacttcttgtatacatctttatctttcatccctgttttttttatattttattttttattcttgtgtgtttagtttattggtgctgctactgttacgacaaatttcccctttgggattaataaagtacatatctatccatctatctatatacaacatatatgcatacacaatacaatactaatgactgcagtgtcaaattaaattaaatataaaaatattaaatatagacagtgtgcaaaatgcaaagtgtgtgtatgtgtgtagtgtaaatgaaaatgaaatgtgtgtgtggtgtaaataaatgaatatgaacGATATTGCAGTTATACATATTAAAAGATACAGCCGTGACTGTTTTCGCAGGATAATttttctccatgtgtgtgtgtgtgtccatgcctTGACAGCGTATTCCGCGTTGGTGGCTTTGTGGATACACCGTTTACAGACGGAGAAGGAGCCCATGCCGATGTCCTCCTTCAATATGTAGCCGTCGCTGAACAGCAGATTCTTCCCGTGTAATtgctgcagaggaagaagagggtggTGAGTGAAGGTGTGGCGGGCCGACGGAGCTGGTGAGGGAGAACAATGCCGCCGGTTTTCTGATGAGTCGGTTCTAGCCAAAGAAAACAACTCATTTGTCTCTGGTTGAAATCCTGCGTCTCAACGTCGAGCTCACAGTTCATTTCTGCGGAGCCATTTGACTCCCTTCTTCTCCCTCACACACCTGGCACAGGTGTATCGTCTCCCCTCTTTCTTTAGATACCTGCAGTTTGTGGATTCAGTGATTAACCAAATTAAAAAAGTACGCACATCTATAGATCTTTTTGAACTGGTCTTGAACTGGGTCTCACTCGAGTCGgtttaaatgaagaaaaacataGTGAAGCAAATTCTTGTTCGGACCTGGACCACTGGGTGCGGCGGGGGCTTCACCGACTCCACGGAgccttcctcctccagcagagTCGATGCAATGAAGCTGAAGCCTCTGAAGAGCTGGTGGGCTCCGGCACTGGGGGGCACGCCAGGGGAATCTAGAAGATAATGAGGAAGTCTAGTATTGTAAACAAGGGAGACATATGTCTTGGAAGTGATGTTATCAAATATGCTTTTGCAATAATCCATGCTTTTatgcttcctttttttttaatatagtgGCTTTTATTGGTGGTTTGATGACAATTTTGTCTCTTCACTCGTAAAAACGTCCAGCGCTGAGACTGGGAACACGTAATACCTTCAGGGATGTAATAGACATGGAGCTAATAGCTAGCATTcagctttgacctctgaccttttggGGTGCGGGAGGTGAACTCGGAGTCAAAGTAGAAGGTGTCGTCCGGACGCGCCACCGCCGGTTTGAACGGAGGTTTTAATTCTCTTCTGAAGAGTTTCTAAAAAGGGAATAACGGATTCGTTATCACACAAATGGTCGTGGAAGACTTTCCTCCCACAAAGATTGATAAATATTCTAAATGAATTGAATTTTATACTGTGCATATTTGAACACATCCTCGAACGTCACTCACATTCCAGTCTATGGTGGAGAAGAAACTGTGGCGTTTGATCTCCTCGGCACCATCGGCACAAGACCCTGGAAGGAAAACTCTCTCAATCTCAACCGATAACCAACGTATGAGCTGAAGTGCACAGGTGGACGTGTGTGGAGGGCATGTTCTGTGTTACCAACCCAGTCTGTTGGAAGGGTTCCTCTTGAACAAAGCCCTGAGCAGAGACTGAGCCTCCGCACTCAGGAACTGAGGCATTCCCAGACgtgccctggggggggggggggggggggggcaggcaccACACGTTATTTCACCGCATATCAAGAGAAACATTCCCAGTATGAACAGTGTGAGACTTCTCTGTTGGATTGTTCTTCCACCAAGAGCAAACTCACTTCAGAATCAGGCCCATCGTTTCTTTGCGGTCCTTCCCTTGAAATGGCAACGATCCGGTCAGCATCTCAAACTGGGACCCACAACACGCGGCTGTTATCCACATGTGCGTGCGTGCTAAAGTGCGCGGACTATTTACGTTAAGGTGCTCAGTATAATATAGGAACTAAATTATTGACATTATTCTCAGTAACATGTTGCCGCTTACCATCAGTACTCCAAATGACCACCAGTCGGCGCTGTGGTCGTGTCCCTGCCTGTTCACAACCTCTGGTGCCATGTACTCCACAGTACCGCAGAAGGAATAGGCTTTCTTCTCATGATCGATGGCTTCTTTACACAAGCCAAAATCTGGAAAACTCACCACAAGACAGATCATCACCACACGGCATCAAAGTGTCACGCCCGACTGTTGCGTGGCGTCTGTTTTACTAAATTATTTACACATGTCGCATATTTGTAAGTGCAATATACTGACATTAAGACAATATAATAAACACCATTTATTCATCAGCATTCGTCCCCGAGTCAGTCTTGCAATAATTGCCTCTCTGTAATCGCATGACAACCTTTGGATCAACGGTGGCGCGACTCAGGAGTGAATAAAAGGCGTGATTATGGACGACGATAGAGGTAGATAGGGAGGCTAACCATTTAATAATTAACTTAAGGGACAAGTACAGGGAGATATGCAGTTATTTGGAGTCAGCATGATAAGACTGTCTCCCCACGGTGATTAATGAAAGTCAACACagtaaaggagaggaaagtgtgtgtgtgtgtgtgtgtgtgtgtgacagggagaCTGAGTGTGAAGGAAGGAGCAGGAGAGTCACCTGTGAGTTTGATATGTCCCTCCTCATCCAGCAGAATGCTAAAAAGAAAACATAGTAAAATGTTCAATAGTGTGATCAATCCGTCACTGATGCTCGTCCTGCTcgtgattaaaataataaccgTGCACGACAACTTAAAAAGGTACTTTGTTGACCTTCTGATCAGCAGCAACATTGTAGAGCACATggtggggaggtggggggggggggaatgcagATCTAAAATTGGTGGCAATAATGTACCATATAAAGTAACTATGCCTCCATAAAATGGAGAACAAGACCGCGAGCTGAAAACAATGCAGGCTTCACAattaaaaaaggctttaaaTGTTTAATGGAGGAAAGTTTGCATTCGTCATGTTTGTTTGGCTTCAGGGACAAACACAACATTCTGATGAGGCATGACCTCTATACATGGTTTTAGGGTTAATTGAATGCCTCCTAATACTTTATAACACGTTGTTTTAATTCTAAACTCTGAACAGAAAGCCCTTTGTGTTGTTTCAGTTTCTTGGCTATTGCATGAATTATTAGATTCCTCCAAATAAAAGCCACACTCGAGATAGAGAGAGCTCTGCAGCAGGGCAACACTTTTTCATAAAGCACAtgtgtttgtggacttggacaGTTGGGGATTCGTGAGATGAGATTTTACTTTACTAATTGTGCcatttttaaaagattttttcTTACTGATGGCCAGTGAAGACAAAGAATGTTTAAttgtgtaaataaccccttgaaaggtttattgttttgtgttgattgccttcttttgtatctgctttattggttttgatgtatgcctttttatattgtattgttttaataattttatagacgttttaatctacttcctcttagagttaaatctgacttttattttgaaatgttaaaagaaagcgcacctttattttatgttaaaatacgaacttgacggtacggctaaaacggacggatgcgcatttcataTAAAGTTCCATAGTTTTCATGGACCCGTGTGAGGCTAACTCTCtcacggtggtgacaaggtggtatttattcaagagttttggttcaATTTTATTcgccgaaagaaagaaaataaagaagttcaccagcagtgagtctcacgccgattgatatacggggatccgtgaCAAATTGAGAGGTCAGTGATGAAATGACTCCTGCATATATCCAGATGGTTTGGGATCCAATAGGCATGGTTCATCAAATATGCATTAGTCTATATTGTGCATTTGCATTTCTGGGCCTTCAGAACATCTGCTCTTACTTTTCGGGTTTGAGGTCCCTGTAAATGATGCCCAGGCTGTGGAGGTGGTCCAGACCCAACGCCAGCTCTGCTAGATAAAACTTGACATCCTCCTCTGTGAACATCACCTGGGGAAGCAGGAGACACCGAGACGGGGTGAAGGACTCAATAAGAGAATAACTTCATAAGAGGGAGACGATGAGTTACAGTTTTCATCAAGCAC of the Pseudoliparis swirei isolate HS2019 ecotype Mariana Trench chromosome 11, NWPU_hadal_v1, whole genome shotgun sequence genome contains:
- the rps6ka1 gene encoding ribosomal protein S6 kinase alpha-1 isoform X2, encoding MLGVLLRSFVQIQASLADFYLNGLLEGRIVDPDLDSDDDERPSSSSSSSSQNGQSTAEDGVTPAVKEDGDIKEINITHVVKEGSEKADASQFELLKVLGQGSFGKVFLVRKVTDPDANELYAMKVLKKATLKVRDRVRTKMERDILADVNHPFVVKLHYAFQTEGKLYLILDFLRGGDLFTRLSKEVMFTEEDVKFYLAELALGLDHLHSLGIIYRDLKPENILLDEEGHIKLTDFGLCKEAIDHEKKAYSFCGTVEYMAPEVVNRQGHDHSADWWSFGVLMFEMLTGSLPFQGKDRKETMGLILKARLGMPQFLSAEAQSLLRALFKRNPSNRLGSCADGAEEIKRHSFFSTIDWNKLFRRELKPPFKPAVARPDDTFYFDSEFTSRTPKDSPGVPPSAGAHQLFRGFSFIASTLLEEEGSVESVKPPPHPVVQQLHGKNLLFSDGYILKEDIGMGSFSVCKRCIHKATNAEYAVKMIDKTSTDPSEEIEILLRYGQHPNIITLKDVYDNGKQVFMVTELMRGGELLDRILKQKFFSEREASAVLHTITKTAEYLHSQGVVHRDLKPSNILYVDESGNPESIRICDFGFAKQLRANNGLLMTPCYTANFVAPEVLKRQGYDEGCDIWSLGVLLYTMLAGFTPFANGPEDTPNEILNRIGNGHFSLTGANWDTVSEAAKDLVSKMLHVDPHQRLTAKQVLKHPWIVQRDKLPNSQLPHQDPKLVKGAMAATYSALKNSQPTPELKPIESSILAQRRVKKLPSTSL
- the rps6ka1 gene encoding ribosomal protein S6 kinase alpha-1 isoform X1: MLGVLLRSFVQIQASLADFYLNGLLEGRIVDPDLDSDDDERPSSSSSSSSQVQNGQSTAEDGVTPAVKEDGDIKEINITHVVKEGSEKADASQFELLKVLGQGSFGKVFLVRKVTDPDANELYAMKVLKKATLKVRDRVRTKMERDILADVNHPFVVKLHYAFQTEGKLYLILDFLRGGDLFTRLSKEVMFTEEDVKFYLAELALGLDHLHSLGIIYRDLKPENILLDEEGHIKLTDFGLCKEAIDHEKKAYSFCGTVEYMAPEVVNRQGHDHSADWWSFGVLMFEMLTGSLPFQGKDRKETMGLILKARLGMPQFLSAEAQSLLRALFKRNPSNRLGSCADGAEEIKRHSFFSTIDWNKLFRRELKPPFKPAVARPDDTFYFDSEFTSRTPKDSPGVPPSAGAHQLFRGFSFIASTLLEEEGSVESVKPPPHPVVQQLHGKNLLFSDGYILKEDIGMGSFSVCKRCIHKATNAEYAVKMIDKTSTDPSEEIEILLRYGQHPNIITLKDVYDNGKQVFMVTELMRGGELLDRILKQKFFSEREASAVLHTITKTAEYLHSQGVVHRDLKPSNILYVDESGNPESIRICDFGFAKQLRANNGLLMTPCYTANFVAPEVLKRQGYDEGCDIWSLGVLLYTMLAGFTPFANGPEDTPNEILNRIGNGHFSLTGANWDTVSEAAKDLVSKMLHVDPHQRLTAKQVLKHPWIVQRDKLPNSQLPHQDPKLVKGAMAATYSALKNSQPTPELKPIESSILAQRRVKKLPSTSL
- the rps6ka1 gene encoding ribosomal protein S6 kinase alpha-1 isoform X3 codes for the protein MPLAQIAEPWPTMELLQDETENGQSTAEDGVTPAVKEDGDIKEINITHVVKEGSEKADASQFELLKVLGQGSFGKVFLVRKVTDPDANELYAMKVLKKATLKVRDRVRTKMERDILADVNHPFVVKLHYAFQTEGKLYLILDFLRGGDLFTRLSKEVMFTEEDVKFYLAELALGLDHLHSLGIIYRDLKPENILLDEEGHIKLTDFGLCKEAIDHEKKAYSFCGTVEYMAPEVVNRQGHDHSADWWSFGVLMFEMLTGSLPFQGKDRKETMGLILKARLGMPQFLSAEAQSLLRALFKRNPSNRLGSCADGAEEIKRHSFFSTIDWNKLFRRELKPPFKPAVARPDDTFYFDSEFTSRTPKDSPGVPPSAGAHQLFRGFSFIASTLLEEEGSVESVKPPPHPVVQQLHGKNLLFSDGYILKEDIGMGSFSVCKRCIHKATNAEYAVKMIDKTSTDPSEEIEILLRYGQHPNIITLKDVYDNGKQVFMVTELMRGGELLDRILKQKFFSEREASAVLHTITKTAEYLHSQGVVHRDLKPSNILYVDESGNPESIRICDFGFAKQLRANNGLLMTPCYTANFVAPEVLKRQGYDEGCDIWSLGVLLYTMLAGFTPFANGPEDTPNEILNRIGNGHFSLTGANWDTVSEAAKDLVSKMLHVDPHQRLTAKQVLKHPWIVQRDKLPNSQLPHQDPKLVKGAMAATYSALKNSQPTPELKPIESSILAQRRVKKLPSTSL